From the genome of Arvicola amphibius chromosome 9, mArvAmp1.2, whole genome shotgun sequence:
tgggattagagatgtgtgaCCCACACACAACTAAATAGGGTGCCTCAGGTATTAAGCTTTTCAAGTACTTATTCATCTGAgaaattcaataataaaattcaGATAAATTAATAATGGATATTgaaatatgaaaaagcaaaaattaactaAGAAAAATAGCCATATAGTGAAATGAAGCTATATTAAACttaattcagaaataaaaatatttatattcatgtTTGTATGAATATATAATTGTAATACTGCAAAACTTaaaggcaaaaacaaagaaaaatactgcATGACTAAGTAGGAAATTGAGGGAGACTAGTTAAGAgataaatttctgtttttcatgGTAGGACAGCAGATATGGCCAGTACTTGGCAAATTGTGTATGAAGACAAATGCACAAGAAATACCTGAATGATTAAGTAGTGCCTAAAGGTGCCGAGGGCAGTCGCTGCTTATAAGCCTTCCGGAACATCCGATTTTAAAAACCATGCACCTACAGAACCGAACGGAAATAATGCTAATCTTTACTTACATTTGTTTTCAAGTCTAAAAATCCCCAAACCAGacataggacagattcagaatAATGCCACTGAAGAGTACTAAACTTAGCTGCTCTGgcctttttctgtgttttattcccAGGGACTGaagcacatgctaggcaagtatcaGCTCACTGTGCTTTTCAAAAATACCTTTCTACTGAGTGTTGAGTtcatctctctttcccttccttgttccctccctcctgctagttccccctcccgtgtgtgtgtgtgtgtgtgtgtgtatgcacacgcatgtgcacatgtgctcatacaggtcagaggacaactgaatGCCAGTGGCAACCTGTTACTGATCTGGAGCACTTATGCGTAAAATGGGTCACAGGGAGGAGGTCATAGTAAGAAGCagcttgtaaaaataaaaagtaattatcaCCAAGCAAATGGAGAACAAatgacacagaaaggaaaagcGAACACAAGCTGAATCTAGACTCCAGCCTGTGTAGACCAACCAGGCAAAGggaaagcttttgttttttaagatttataataCTAGAGAGTTTGGAAACTTTTATTATTgctgtatttttgtttatttgggtctCGGTATTTTAATTACCACAGTTCAAAGAGGACATTTTGGGCTTTCATGAAAGTACTTAAAACCACTCTGTGAGGCATAAATAGCTCCAATGTACTGTAAGATTTAGGAAAATTACAGGATGTCTACAAATTtaccaaatgtttttctttttctttcctttgagacagggtttctttgtgtacttTTGGtacctcgctctgtagaccaggttggcctcgaactcacagagatccacctgcctctgcctcccaagtgctgggactaaaggtgtgtaccactgatGACCGGTTCCCAAATGTTcaacagaaaccacagaaaacaaCTCCATTTGCAGAAAAGCGTTTACACTTGCTCAGTCCTTGTACAGAATGTGAGATACTCAGATTCAAATCAACATCATAAAGGATTTTCAGGAACaggggagttggctcagtggaaACACAGCATGGGGTGGGAGTGGATTTATTTTTTTGGCAGCTGGTTCACAAACCTAAACACATTTCCTGAAGTAATGAATCGGTTCTGTGGAAGCTTTCTAAGGTTCAAGAAAACTGCATCTTCTATATTAGATTGCATGTTCTCCCCCAACACAGCATGGCCTTTCTTTGGAGAAACACTTCCCAAGGGTGTTGAAAGAACCCCCAGGATCCACTGGATCTTCACAGGGGATGAAGAATCCTCCACTTTCCTAAACTCTCTATATAAAGATCCCCCcacccctcttttccttttgagacaagatctcactatgtagacttgaCTTGGCATGGAATTCACtctgaggccaggctgacctcaaactaaaaGGACTCTACCACCGTATCTAGTGCTAGATGTATTtcagtgttgtttttcttttgcaaaaaatATAACATGTGGGAGATTAAGAAAAATAGATGGCAAGATTCTATATTGAAGACACCACTCCTGTTAGATGCAGAACAGAGAAACCAAATTCAACCATCCAGGAAACTTTCTCCCTGCTAACTAGCTTACAGTGTCAGATGGTGTTATGCAAGCAAGTTCTTGGGCAAGAAAGGGTATCAATGGTTGAACCCGCACTGGAATAGGCATGATATCATATTGAACTCCCTAGCAAGCTCACTGGCTCAGTAAAGGCATGGTGCTTATGAGGATAACCAACCAAATTCTAGTTAGATATGAAGTTTACTCCaaaggagggaattcatgcctggtactgttaaaaaaaaaaaaaaagtcaaaagcaaagaaaggtcACTGGTCCTAGGGAGGAACCTTGTTTTATTAAACAGCCAtactgtcaaactgccttctcaATAGCGTTTATACTCATGGGTTTGCGTTGGTCTCAAGGTTAAAGGAACATTGCAGAAAAAGCAGGTGGGAAGAAACAGCTGGCCAATGGGGAGAAGTATGAAATACTGAATTCAGAGCATGGGATGGCTGATGCACTTATCTACGCATAGCTGCTGTGATTGCCtgcacaaaaccaaaccagtCAAGATTCCAGCATACACCCTTGGCAGAGAAGCTATAAGCAACTGAAGGCTGATGAACCAGAGTCACTCTGCTTTGAGGACATGAATGCTGGAAGAGCTAAGGAGGAATTGGGAAGGAGATGGTCATGCATGGATAGAAAATATACTGTGtgaaaattctgaagaaaaatatttttacaaaaccAATGACATTCTCACTTAGTGTGGAAGCTACTTTCCGTTCCATTTTGAAACGTGTGAGACAGGCTCATGTACCCCAGCTGGCCTACAACTCACCACATACTTCCACTCCAAACTGCTACCATTACAAGGGTGCAACCCCTTGTCTGGTACTAGGGTCTGAACCCCAGGTTTGTACATATCAggttaaaaaacaagaaagatctACCAACCAAGCTACAGCCCTACACAAATGCTATACTATAAATAAGAGGACTATCGCTAAAGTAATTACTCAAGAGTGCTAGAGATATAGGTCAGAGCAACCCTGAGTCGTTGTCTAGCATGGGCAAGGCCCTAGGTCCAATCCACAGCAATGTGGgaagaaaaaatgaagttttaCCACTCAACTTTGGCCATCTCAACTAGCTCCCCCACACCTGCAGTCTCACACTCAACTGTcactcctcccaccatgtggcaAGACCTGCCAGCTTGGAAACTTACAATGACACTCAGTAATGAATTTCAAGTGCCATGCAAACGTCTGCAGAGCAGGTACATTACAAACATCAACAAACTCAATGCTTCCTAGAGATGGCCCAGTAAATGGCTTGGTGAAAGTATCTTCACTTTAAAACTGTACTCCATGTAACAAACTATGAAGTGATGGTAAGCAAGGCTTATGTAAACATGCTTTGAAagcatgaaacaaaaataagaattctACATTACTTCACTTTCTTCTATACTGTTGGTATTTACAATGACCTTATTCTGTATTTCCAGGCTAAGAATTCGACAACTACCTTAAAATTTGTAAGCCTGGCTAGAATGGTTCCCCAACCTCGGAGATGTCGATCCACATCTTAGTTCTACCAGAATCTGTAAACACCAGGTTCCATAGCAGAGAAATGGTCACAGATGACACCAATGCAGCTGACTTTCAGATAAGGAGGCCGTCTTGGAATGTTTGGTCTGCAAATGACATCACACAGACCTTTAAGTGTAAGGGCACCAGAAGAGAAGGTCGGAGATGGTAGCATCAAAGTGGGCCTCTCCTCTGCCTTTAAATACGGAGATGTGATCAGGAGCTAAAAAGTAAAGTGCACCTTAAAGCTAGAAAAGGCAAGGAAGTGAATATTCTAgtatgatggctattcttgattgtcaacctgactacatctgaaattaaaaGTGGCTACGTACATACACCTGTGAGggatattcttttaaataatttaaagtggGAAGGCCTACTTTTATTCTGGATCTTTCGAGTTGtgtagtagcatttcatttgtactttaataaaggttgcctgaagatctgagaaaaACGACCCCACTGTTCAATctttacagaccaggtagtggtaacatacacttttaatcccagtagccacactaatttgccatagaaattgggtgctgcatacctttaatcccagacctagagaggattataaaacaggaggaaacagctctcacagtctcattctgagattgccagaggcaggatcgccatttcggactgaggtcgaggtaaaagccagtggctggctgcttggcTTCTGTGGTCTTCatcttgaaccccagtatctgtctctgagcttttattaatagTGCTTCAGAAATCTTTAACCTGTACCAcactctttgcttgcttgctcgtTGAAAAGTCCATTCCTTCATTTGTCATTAGAACTCACTTCCCTGGCAATTCTGACAGCTCAGAAGACCAACAGACTTACCTAGTCTTGTGGattgaacaactactggattcttcaATCGACCACTGGTAAACAGACAATGTTGGACTAGCTGGATCACAGCCTGTAAACTATTCTAATATATACTATTCTTTAAGTTCTGTACCTCTAGAGTATCCTAATATACCTAGATTCCCCAATAGGGGCACACCCTATGGCTACCTCCCTTATATGCGTGTGACATTTTCATCTGCAGAACTGCAATGAGCGGTTGTAGCCACACCGAGGTAGCCACATTCACAGCAGGGACAAATGAGCACTGGTGAGTGAGTTCGGGCACGTGGCTAACATAATCTAGCCAATCTGTGTGAACAGATGTGTGGGCATACAGTTGTCTTGCTATTCCTGTTTGAGTTACATTGCTGAAAAGGGGTTCAAGAATGCTGATGGAACGAACAGAAAGGCTATAAATGCTTTtgcttccctctctccatttTTAGAGCACAACTATTGAACAGACTGTAAAGGAAAGCAAAGCTTACCTGGGACTCCAACTCTGATTATAGCAGTCTAACCTTAGACAATTTCCCAGGTTCCAGATTCTTAAATTCTTAATCAGCTGTTCACCTATCAAGGCTGGTCAAAGATAGCATGAACCATGAACATTCAATACAAGACTGGCATCTAGGGCTCAATGCAGctatctttttccattcaaaaatccCTTCTTTTTACGTGTACCTTAGAAAACAAGTCAGGTGTCAGGTGAACCCACAAAccacacacatgaagaaaagcAGATTTCCTGACACATGTGGAGTAAGTAACCCATGACTTCACAATCATGTAAACAATGATTAGCTTTAGGATTGGTCTTGTGTAAGACCTTTCTTTTCCCTTGCAAGTTAACTTCCAAAACAAGTAGACCAaagttaaaaatactttatttaagtGAAAACCCTTCACTTTAGAACTTTCATGATGATGATAAACTTTAGAGGCAAAGATGAAAGAAATCTATTGTAATCCTTGCAATTCAGACAAAATGTTTGACTCTTAATTTTCTCTAGAGAGAATAGCAAGGTTAATCCAGTTTCAAAAACCTGGTAATGCCCCTTTAGGtacaattttcttaattttgtggAGTTCCTGGCATTCTTATTCATGGGTACAAGTAGGCAAGAACACTGATAGCTCTTGATTGGGTCTCAAGTGTTTTAGCATCGTCTGGCAGCTAATGGTTTATAAGTTTTAAACATCAGCACAGGCTGTATTTCAGGGTGTAGGTAAGTTTAAATACGAAAGAACAACAGTCTcatgtattttctatttcaaGTCAAACTGGTATATTCAATTTTACAGTTGCCCTACAAACaaatcattttacaaaaaaattttcaaaatacatttcacTTAAAAGTTCTGCAGTTTTACAATGATTACTGAGTCCCATATAACAAAGTTTGATCATATATAAGTGTTCAGAATCATAATAGCAACTAAGTGGATAACTGCAAAGCTCCCTGCTGGCAGGTCTCGTTCTAGTCTCTTTAGAAGTGGTACATCGACTGCAAACCAACCATTTCCTGTTGGTCATGTCTGACATTGTGTCTACACGTCCTTCCGGGGTAGAAGAACTAGGAATGTCTCCCGGGAAAGCAGCTTTGAGGAACCTCACTCACTACTGAatttcaaatcacacacacagagcaggtgagaaattcttttatcatatttagaATCAAAATATcccttaaaatatttacattgtacaGTAAAAAGGATAGCAAAACACAAGATCATGTACAAGCTTAAGTATTCAAGTTTCTGAAGAGCCAGAAGGGAAAGGAATATGGCCTACCATAAAATGCAGGACATGGTAAGAAACGCCTTCAATGAGTGCAGATTAAAGCCATTAAGTGGACTCCTTGGGCTTCTGATTCATGGTCAAAAATTGCCCAACTAGATGATTAGTATGGTCTGACTATGAAGTCGCTTGGCTTTTTTTGTTGCTcctctacattttctttaaaaacagtgcAATTGAAAACAAATGTACAGAGCACAGGTTACTTTCAAATTAGTCATTATATAAACGACATTCACTAGAGGCAGTAAATATATTTCATAGTTAACCATATTTACCAATTAaggaataaaactaaaatttctaAGCCTTTATTGCATATTAATAAAACAATCTTTGAATATACAGCATTgtaaaactttcaaaaatattaaattcctGGAAGTAGGATGGTGGATGGTGGGCACTGTGCAGACCTGCTCCAGCAGCtgactgctctgtagaccaccaaGAGGAAAGATTTAAAAGGTGGAACAGTCCTACCAGGCGATCTTTTAAAGATACACAACTTCTAATAGTTTTTTAAATGGGATGTTGAAGCAGCCTGCAAATTTCACCTTTTGCTTTTTGCTCTGTCAGTGTGGTCCCTGTCTTTATGGtacctctctctgtccttctccccttctctatGCTTATTCTTCTCTCGTTCCTTCTCCTTTTCATGGTCCAGTTTCTTGTCTGCAttcttactctctctgcctgctttcgCATCTGTAGCTCGATCACTATGTGATGCCCGTGCCCGTTCCTTAtgtccttcctctttgtttttcctgtctctgtctttttcttggcttctgtctctgtgtctgtgcctttCAGAGTCTTGCTCCCATTCCTTGTCATGACGCTCTCTTTTCAAGTGGTGCGAATCACTGTAAAATCTCTGGCGGTCCCCTTTGCCCCTATTGAATGGCCTGTCTAGTTGCTGTTGGTCTTGCCTACCCCAAGGGTCACTATGGCGCCTTTCTGGTCTCCGAATGTCTTTGACCTGATAAAAATTTTGTGGGCCCATATACCTTGATGCTTGTGAAAGCGGCCCCATCATACGTTGAGGTTGGCCTGGGAGATGAACAGGTGGCCAAGGAACCATAGGGTTTTGAGGAAAACCAAAGCCTGGAGGGGAAAGTAACGGAGGTGGCAAATGTGGTGGAAATCCAAACACACTTTGGGAAGGGAAGTTTGGAGGGCCTGGAAATGGGAACCCAGGAGAACTAGACTTGAGATGCTGGAGATTAGGCTGCTGTGGCCTCACAGGTGAAAAGTTTGCACTTGCCCTGGGGCTGGTACTCCTAGAAGTAAAGTTGACACTTTTAGAAGGAAATTCTGACTGGCATGTATTTCCAGCTTCAAAATGAGATGATGCTGTAGTTGATCCTCTTCTAAATGGGTGAACGGTTtcaatattttgtgttaaaatatCCTCCTGTAGAGGACTGGCTTGTtctgtctgtgaagaatttacGTTTTCCGCCGAGGATGGGTTTTGAGTAGTCTCAGAATCATCATTCTGCTCTACACATGAGTTCCTCTCTACGGAAGACAGTTTTCCCTCCCCACTGACTGGTTCTGCTAAGAGCTCTTTGCTGTGCGATGGACCAGGAAGAGCATGCTTGTCTCCATTTCGGCAGCTCTCTGCATCTTTGCTTTCTGAGGGTGTCTGCTGATTTCGTCCTGCTGCTTGCCTAGGATCCCTTTTCAGATTGATAAACTGGGGGGACCTTGTGTTAGCAACAACATTTTCACTGCAACTCACATTCCCATCTACGCTTCCCTTTCCTGTACTAGGCCTGCATGGAGAATGACTTGAAGTCCGAGTATCTTGCAAACTACTCTCTTGATCTTGGAGCAGCTGTCTTTTTAatgttctgtctttgttttccGCAGTTTCCTCATGTTTTGATGGAATTGATAAATTTGTTAAGAATGCTTCTGTAGAAACATCTGGTGGTTTCCCTCTCAGACTAAGACTCGCCAAAGGCCCTGGGGAAATGGAAGGGCAGCCCACTAATGAAGTGTCTTCTACTCCTGAATTTTTACCTATAGATTCTGAAATATTATCTGCTTTAACTTTTATCTCCTTGGCTTCACCTTCAGCTACCTCCACTTTATCTATTTTCTCTACTTTTGGGTTGgtttgatcatttataaaaggAATTTCTTTGAGAGTGCTTTGTTCTCCAGCTGGCTGAGCCTGCTCATACACTTGACCAGTGGTGCCCAAAAGGCTTTGGAGTATATCATCCACAGGAAGAGGCTTATTTGCTAATTCCAAAGTAGAGGGTTGATTTTCCCAACCTATTAGGACCCCAGGAAGGAACCGCAAGGGTTTTGGTGGCTCTGGCTTATTGACTTCCAACAGAGGTTCGGTGGTTGTGGGCAGGTCTTCCGGCATCGGCTGAGGGAGCTTGTTTCTCTGCTTGTGCAGCACAGTTGTGAAGGAATTGAAAAAGTCATTCTCCTCCTCCACGCTTTCCTCCAGAGATGAGTCCAGTTTACCCTTTTTGTCAGGTGGCAAGGCTACTGGGACAGTCTCAGGAGTCTCAGCTGTGTGACTAGGGCCAGCACTAGCACTATGCTGTCGCTTCAGCTTCTGACGAATAATAAGGCCCAACAACAGATTAGGTCTATGCAGCTCGAGTcctggagaaaacaaacaaacatcaaccGTCATTTGCAATCAATTCCTAAAAGGGTACATTTCACAAACAGTCCATTCCAAGCTACTGAATGGTGGCTAGCCCTGTCACGCCGTCTCTAATGGGTCTGAATCCTAAGACAGAAAGCagccattcttttttatttggacTGACCCCTCCCACTTTATTTCAGTCTTATTCTATTACCAAAACATGTACCTACCAGGTCCATCAAAAGGCACAAGAGGGTGTGGAATTTTATCTGCAGCACCCAAAGGAATAAGGTACATATCTTTAACCTGCTTCATGTTGTTAGCAGCTACGCCATAACGCTTTCTGCTACTGAAGTACGCAAACAGCAAAGTATAAGAAATTTGATCTTCTTCAGTTACTGGTGTGAAGCGAACCACACAGATTTCCTATTCAAGAGAATAACAAAcaattgcttaaaataataatctaaaaTGTAGCTTGATTTCAAATACAGTTTATTAATTAGTGCTAATCTAATTTGGAGTTTTATGAAGGTAATCAAATAGCAGTCAAGTTAAATAGAAACTAGAATACTAAAAGGAAACAACTTCTAAGAAAATACCCTTCCTGGTTCATTGAGGATTCTGTACTATTTGAAGGCCTCCCGTAACAAATTGAGGTCTGTGCGGGATAGCGGCATACACACCTATACTCCCAGGCACTTGGGGACtgagaagcagaagaatcagaagtttaaTTCCTGCCTGGGCTACCCAATAAGTTCAAAGTGAGTCTGGGCAATTTAGGAGATGCTCATTTATGATAAAATATGGTCTATGCAAATAGCTCTCCAGAAGAACATTTGCCTAGTATGAATAAGGTAGGGATGCAGGGGAGAAAGGCCCAAGGCACTTGGACATAATGAAAATATCCAAGGTCATACAAATTATCAGTGGCAAAGACAATGTTGAAACCCAAGTCTTTTGGTATCTGCACAATTCCTGATTTCCAAAGATATAACCTCTAGAGAGCAGCCTGTATTCTGGGCACACTGAAATAATAGTGCCCAACACTACTACCCACAGAAGTTGGTCCTATTGTGGGAGATATATCCAAGACCCCAGCAAATGTCTGAAATCACAGATAGCACtgaacattatataaatattcattcCCTGCATGTACCTATGACCCCAGTGATAAAGCTAATAAATTAGACACAGAAAGGCATACATTAAtggaaatatataatgtattaaaaTTGTTAGTATCACtaattttatgtttctaaaatttatttatttatttgtttttttattatgtatacaatattctgtctgtgtgtacgcctgcaggccagaaaagggcaccagacctcattacagatggttgtgagccaccatgtggttgctgggaattgaactcaggacctttggaagagcaggcaatgctcttaacctctgagccatctccccagcccactaaTTTTAGGTTTTGAggctattatataaaataaaagttatctaATGATAGAGATAGTTAGCGCGTGGGTAGCACACAGTCTGAAAGCTGGACGACTCACATCCTTGATGGACAGAGAGAGCAGAATGGAAAAAATTTTTTCATCATATACCTTAAAACTAAAACCTCAGAGAGTGGAAAAAAGTGATAATTGAGGACttagatacacacaaacacgcaaaCCTGGTATCCAGTCTACAGAGCCTGGGCATAGGAATAAAGAGGACTTGGTTTTGACAACACTCtgaagacacatacacacaaactctaAGCTTTTAAGGCGATTGGCTAACTCAGTAAGTTTGCTGCCCATTTCTGGGGTTCTtggatttattataaataaagatagtcataattttgtattattttagtaATGGAGGGTTCTTCCTAAAGGTTTTCAGTTAAAAATGGCAAAGGCCTGCTTCACTACAATGCCTAAtgacacaaaaaaagaaatatattagtGAGCTAAGCTATGGTCTGCCTCCTAGACATTAGATATAGTTCTTACAACTCCAATCTGAAGATTCGATATCAATGCTCTCAACTCTGAAATTTGGAAGGCCAACATTTAGAAAACTCCATACCTGTCGACGTGTGATAAGATGCAATCAAAACATGGGTATCGTAAAAATATGGTATGAAATTACCTTCAGTCTATGCTTGTAAGGTTTATGTAACCCATAAATGCATTTCACATTTATACTTGAACCTCTATTCCAAAGGTACCATCTTACATATATGCTAACAAaattcagaagttcaaaatcTAAAGCATTTCCGATCGATCATAAGCAGTTTGGATAAGGGATATCCAAAATGTCTTAGAAACATCACATTACATATAAGCTAAGTATTCTTGTGTTTAAACTccccatgctttctctctctctctctctctctctctctctctctctctctctctctctctctctctctctctctccttctcacacacacacacacacacacacacacacaatgtgtgcatgtgtataagcaAACAATAcaattctgtctgtctctacctcccaagcttAGTAGCCTTTTACCTGCCTCAAAGTACTGAAACACCaaaatcaatttaatttaaaaatctacatgggggaggggggagccttCAGTGTTTAAGACTCTCCATTTTGGTccactttaaagaaaaacaagaaacttctACAAAGAAATTACTTAAATTATTCGTGTGCATTACCATTCTCTGAGTTTAAGAAACTAGAGAAATTATATAGAGAACCCAGAAGAAGAGAAATATTACCATGATGGGGGCTACTGATTACCTCCTAGTTTATAGTCTCCTCTTGCTGTTACTAACAAACCTTAATTTTTGGCTGGCACTTGAGCACCCAGTAGAGACCACGTTTGCCAGTTTCCTTTGCAGTTACATATAGCTGTTTGACTACGTTTGTGCCAagtaaactaaagaaaaaaattaagtgatgACTAATATCTCAGGTTTGCCTTTAAGaaccggtggtggcgcacgcctttaatcccagcactcaggaagcacaggcagacagatctctgtgagttcgaggccagtctggtctacagagagttccacgataggctccaaaactacacagaggaaccctgtcttgaaaaacatgaaacaaaaaaaccaaccaaacaaaaacccttgaCAAATAGCCCTCACTTATCCCCACCAGTTGCTGACATGAGCTTTGAACAATTTTGCCTAATGAAGGCAAGCACTCTTGGAATCAATAAATGGACAGAAGCAGCCTGGTTCCCAAATGATCCTACAAGACCAGAGCCCGAAGCCTCAAGCACCCTAACTGGTAAAGGAGGACTGGCTTCTGCAGCATCTGAACCCCTGGACAGAGAGTGCGAAGCTCGCCTGCAGCCAGACTAAAACAGGGTAAATCAACAACGACTCTAATACATTTCCTTCCACAGTGCTGACAGAGCTATGGAGGACATATTCCAGAGGACAGAGACTAAAAGGGAATGCTGCACCGCTTTGAACAAAGGGATTTACTTCAGTATGCATATTCACATGTGTGGATCAGGTCAACCAAAGGGTCATTTCTAGGAAGCTGTCCTTACTGTTCTAAGAAACAATCTTGCTGGGCCCTGAGCTTTAATTAGCTTGGCATCTGCCCAAGCATCACAAGTCTGcacctgtctctccagtgctgacaTCATCAATGTGCACCACCGCACTCTAGACTGTTATGTGAACTGGGAATTACACACAGGTCCTTAGACTTGCATAGATGTCATTTTACCAATTGAGCTGTCTATCACCTCCAGGGCCCTTTACCTCCATTCTGTAATGCACATTATAACAATTCAAACTTGTATTAGCTCCCTTCTCCTAAGAAACACTGGACCCTTGTATAAAACATTAAGTAGTTTGATTCTTAAGCATTTCACATACtggtatttaaaaaaagtttacatACCTTGGTTCCtgaggcttttattttttccacataATCCCAAACTGTCTGAGGTGATATCCTGCCACCTACTTGAATACTATCTGGTAAGTcctatggtttaaaaaaaaaattcaacaaatatATAATATCTTCATTACAATATCCATGATTCATACATATCTAGCTTTGAGAATAATTTGAAtgataataaaaacaagtaagcAAGGTAAGAACATGGTGGTAGAACACGTACTTAACATATATAAGACTCAAGCTTCAGTCAATCTCCAGAACACACAGTTGAGTAAAattgcaacagaaaacaaaacacagtagaGAAATAGCAACAGATCTTATTTCAAATGCCAACTTCAAATAAGTAATACTAAAAATGCAGTTTACTAAGGAGGAAAATGtaagataaaaacataaaatacagtcTCAACACTAAGAAAAAATATCCAAGGTCATGCCAGGTCAGAATAAACAAGCACAAGGAAAAGAACCAGCGGCCaacacagtgatgtgggatttccctctggatgctgtgattaccactggttataaataaagaaactacatTGGGCCTGcacaggcaggaaaaactaagctgagtgctgagagaaaaggaggtggagtcagggagaagccatatgaCAGATACCGGACAGAACattagcaggtaagccacagccatgtggtgatacacagattaataagatCAGTACACTCCTGGATACTCAGAGGCAGGCTTTCTGTTCTTCAATGGTTATCTGTGGTAGTGGACAGGACAATTCTTtgcctttggtttttttgttttgtttggctttggttttgttttttttgagtgaggatttctctgtataacagtcctagctgtcctggaactagctcttgtagaccaggctggcctccaactcagagatctgcctacctctgcctcctgagtgctgggataaaggcatgcaccac
Proteins encoded in this window:
- the Phf3 gene encoding PHD finger protein 3 isoform X4; its protein translation is MVGCGRCDDWFHGDCVGLSLSQAQQMGEEDKEYVCVRCCAEEDKKTDILDTDILEDQTTVEAHSEEKTMECEKLGSSKHMVANDKSKYMNDTVKHKVKILKRESGEGKSSSDSRDNEIKKWQLAPLRKLGQPVLPRRSSDEKSEKIHKESTTVTCTVEKASKSGTHEKQEMKKKKVEKGGPHVQPPAAASKPSADQIRQSVRHSLKDILMRRLTDSNLKVPEEKAAKVATKIEKELFSFFRDTDSKYKNKYRSLMFNLKDPKNNILFKKVLKGEVTPDHLIRMSPEELASKELAAWRRRENRHTIEMIEKEQREVERRPITKITHKGEIEIESDAPMKEQEAAMEMQESSANKSLEKPEGSEKQKESDSTSKDTTSQHRQHLFDLNCKICIGRMAPPVDDLSPKTVKVVVGGARKHSDNEAESIADALSSTTTILASEFFEEEKQESPKSTFSPTPRPEMPGTVEVESTFLARLNFIWKGFINMPSVAKFVTKAYPVSGSPEYLTEDLPDSIQVGGRISPQTVWDYVEKIKASGTKEICVVRFTPVTEEDQISYTLLFAYFSSRKRYGVAANNMKQVKDMYLIPLGAADKIPHPLVPFDGPGLELHRPNLLLGLIIRQKLKRQHSASAGPSHTAETPETVPVALPPDKKGKLDSSLEESVEEENDFFNSFTTVLHKQRNKLPQPMPEDLPTTTEPLLEVNKPEPPKPLRFLPGVLIGWENQPSTLELANKPLPVDDILQSLLGTTGQVYEQAQPAGEQSTLKEIPFINDQTNPKVEKIDKVEVAEGEAKEIKVKADNISESIGKNSGVEDTSLVGCPSISPGPLASLSLRGKPPDVSTEAFLTNLSIPSKHEETAENKDRTLKRQLLQDQESSLQDTRTSSHSPCRPSTGKGSVDGNVSCSENVVANTRSPQFINLKRDPRQAAGRNQQTPSESKDAESCRNGDKHALPGPSHSKELLAEPVSGEGKLSSVERNSCVEQNDDSETTQNPSSAENVNSSQTEQASPLQEDILTQNIETVHPFRRGSTTASSHFEAGNTCQSEFPSKSVNFTSRSTSPRASANFSPVRPQQPNLQHLKSSSPGFPFPGPPNFPSQSVFGFPPHLPPPLLSPPGFGFPQNPMVPWPPVHLPGQPQRMMGPLSQASRYMGPQNFYQVKDIRRPERRHSDPWGRQDQQQLDRPFNRGKGDRQRFYSDSHHLKRERHDKEWEQDSERHRHRDRSQEKDRDRKNKEEGHKERARASHSDRATDAKAGRESKNADKKLDHEKEKEREKNKHREGEKDRERYHKDRDHTDRAKSKR